GGGCTGAATCGAATAGATGGAGAGAGAAGATCGCACAGTTTCAAACTGCAGGTCACAGCTTAGGTAGCTATCATCATGTGTAGTAAAATTATTGCTACATATGCATTGGTTTTACTTAATGAATATTCTATGTGCTTCTCTCGATCAGCTCCTAGCTTGATTAAGCTCTGATCGATCTTGGTGGTTAACTTTGGTCCCTAACGCCCCTTGTTTGTCAGAACCAAGATGATTATTAATTTGCAAGTATTGACAGACAGTGAGCCGTCCAATCGCCGCCCAGTTAGTGGCTAACAAGAACGTGCTTCAACAGGCAAATTATTAACATCATATCATCAACTGGGTACAGGCTAATAATTGTAAACGCATACATATATACGCCATGGCTACTTCTCAACATCCTACGTACCGCTAGATCCGGATATATATGTACCACGCATATACTAGTATATTACAGAACGATGAGATTATATATCCATGTAAATTCTGCAACCGTGACTGTCTGAATGCATGAGGAAACATCAAGCAGTATTAATATATCTCGCTTTGCTATCCTTTTAATTACCGTGGCATGCAGTTCGTCTCTATACTATCTCTAGCATCCAATTGTACATCTACAGATCAACTGATCGCCGTATAACCAATCGAGGTATCGAGCTGAATTAAGGTGCTAAACACTAGACATCGATAAATCAACACCGGTCATGTTGCATGTAAGGCTAAGCTGCTGCGAGTGGTCCAAGGCTCCAAGCTGCTGCTGGCCTTCATGCATATGCATGGAACTGCTAGCACAATCCCAACGCGCATGCAACAACGAACCGACATCCCAACTGATCTACCAAGCCGATCATATTTCATTCATCACCCAGCCATGCATGGAGGCACGAACGACTCGTACTCCACGTGACTGGGGCCCGCGCGGCGCCTGACTGATCAACCTCCGGCCGGGAGTCGCCGGCCGGCACATGGCGGCACATGACCTGAACACTCATCATGGCCACTTGCATCATGCAAtgcccttcttcttctctcccggCTCCCGCCGTCCCAAGGAAGATTTGGGCAATCTCCAAGCCAGTATTCTATGACCTCAGTCCACATGGCTGCACAAGACAGATGGAGCTTCTATATGTCAGGCGACTGAAAATAAAAGACTTTACAGTCAACGGTAATGAGACGTTAGATGAAATGATAAGAGCTGATTATGGCTTTCTCTAATCATGCAGTCACAGTGTATAATGGAGGAGTATGTAACAGGGAAAACTTTTTCGGCGATATTTTTTTCCTTGGTATGTAACAGTAGTGCATGTGGTCCTACAGATCCAAATCATGCATGCCCAACAGGTAACAGCCCACTCGCGCCACCCGCTCCTCCACCAGAAATAACTACCAACGGCCAATACCTGCCATGCATACATGCAGATGCAGGTCCAATATGTGGACAATGCGTGCTTGCTTTATGTCAACTGTTTGTCGTTTTCCGAGTTCTGACGTTGGCTCTCTACGCACATATATGCGTGTATATTTATACAAACATGCAAGTATTTTCATTATTTGATGTTACTCTGATCAGTAGGTAAATAGGATCTCCAGTTAATTTGATGCTATATAATTTGATTACTAATTTCATTTCACGAACAGGCCGCATGCGTTCAGGGGTATAATTTGTAGGTGTGTGACAACCGTCTGtcactgcaaaaaaaaaaagggcgaCATTTAAGAGCTGCTGTTCATAATAACCAACTTGGATCGATCGGGACAGGCAGGAACATGATGGATTTGACCCCTGGCAAAATGGTCGTTCATGTATATGGGCACACACACATGTCTGCATGTGTAGTTGGCCCAGGCAGGTTCACAAATGCATTTGAAGACCGGAAATCGCTCGGCAGATAatttccaaaattcatgaatattATGAAATACAGTCAAAATTTGGTAAGAATTCGCTCAAATTCACTAGGTCATATTTGTAAATCGGAGGCAAAACTGACCGAATCGACGatttggtaaccgctcgatttgaACCGAAAACTGCTCGAATTCCATCAAAAACCGACCGCATTTTCTGAATTTTATTTGTGATTGAAAACCGCTCAAGTTCGATCAAAAATCACTCGATTTTATCGAAAATCGCTCAAGttcaagaaaaatcaaaaaaataattcaatcttgtaaaattaacaactaattcatctgagcttcaaatcgagtgaaacaaattttatagatttccttgtaacataatctacaatatttatactcataaaatagttatatattttctgtgagaaaacgtatttgctaaacctagttaaatgcatagttaattctttgctaatctaaaaatcatgaaaccaattatgttagccttcttacatgatcttatatttttttaaaatacatgaactcatgaaatagttattgtaacatgcatgattgtgtaaatatgttgccaCTGCTGTACTTATTTGGAAATTTCAATGTGGTTTTGTTTCTGTGGGCCGAATCTTTGCTTTGGTTGGGCAGTCTTTTGGTTGGGCCCATGTGGTTGTGCCCTAAAAAGCTTCGGCCGAGCAGATGAGGgagaaaaatcagaaaaaggaaaaatcccCTCCGAGggaggcggctgcggcggctggAACCCTATCTCCGCCATTCTCGCTGTGCAGCTCGGCGAGGGGGTGTTCTGGGCGTGTGCTAGCCGTCTGATGGTGGGGATGGAGAGGGTCTCGCGTAGGGTTCGGAGGCAGTTGCTCTGCGCCGTGAGTTCCTCACCGCCCTCTTCCCTTTTATCTCCCGAGCCTTGACTGGGATTCGGGGTAGCAAAGAACAAAAGGCATCTCTCACTTTGGTTTTCCCCCTTTTTCCTCTCTGTGATTTGTGCTTTGCAGTTGAGAACTTGGACTCCAATCGTGGCCTTGGCCTAAGCACTTGCAGCACGGGAGGCCTCTTGTTGGTGCTCGGAGCTGCGCTGCCGAGGTTCGTCCGCACTGCAGAGGTGGTGCGGCTGAGGTATTGTATCTCTGTCTTCCTCCATCCGACGATATAGCCGGGTGATTGGATTTCTGGGACTGCAGCTCTTGCTGTGCCTTGCCTCACTCTTCAGCCCTTCCAGCATACTCATTGTGAGTTTCTTTTCACTGATCTGAACAGATAGATGCTTGATTCTATTGCTCTGTGATGACGAATTCATTGAAATTAAGCTAGACTTAGAGTACAATAGATGCAACCTGATTCTTTGTGTGCAATTTGTTTGAGCAGTGAGAAGATCACACCATGTTCTGATTGGGAGAAGTCTGAACTCCTGTGTGCTGATTTAGATTGAGAAATCTGTCACTGCTTATTACATTTTATTCCTGGTTCTGAGCAGCAAGTACTTCTGAATTCAGCAAATTGTGGAGTTTTTCAGCACTTAGTTGCCTGATATAGAATCCAGTGTATGTTCTGTCCCTTGTGCAGAAAGATTTTAACCTTCCGGGATTAGTTCTGTGAAGGTTCTGTGTTGGCTATGTTCTGAATTCTGAGTTTCAGTAAAGATCCTTTTGGAGGCCATGTGCTGAATTATGATTTTCAGTAGAGTTATACTTGCTGTTATAGCCAGGAATTTGAGGAATACAGAGAATTGCAAATTAAGGTTGTCATCTAGTTGAGATCTCATAATTTAGCTTAATTAGTGATATGATTTAAAGATCAGCTTGGGAGCAAATCTTTATAGATTTGGAGCCAGCTGATATGATTAGTCTGAGAGCCATATGATTATGTTCTCTAGTTTAATTCAGATATATATTATGATTCATCTTCTCAGTGTTCATCATATGAAAGACATGTATTTCATTTTCTTGTCTTTGTTATTGTTGATCTACTgtttttattatcttcttagAGGGATATGTATATCTATGCTATTTATATCGCACATATTTCAACAATCCAGAAATCCAATAGCTTCTGTGATGGCTAGCTCTAGTTCCTTTGTTCCACCTCCGTCGTCCTCGGACGCGATTAAGCCTGAGAGCTTCGATGGAACCGGCTTTAAGCGCTGGCAGGCCCGGACGAGGCTGTGGATGATGGAGCTCGGATTATTCTGGGTCCTCACCGAAGAGCCATCCGCTCCTCAAGGGGAAGCCGTGCTAGACGAGGTCGAAAGAACGCGTCTCGATGCGTTAAGGGcccgttgggagaaggcaaatgcctcaGCCCTTGCACGTCTCCTGGCCGTTCTGTCAAACAGGCTCTTCGATGTCTACGTGGGATTCGGGGAAGCACGGAAGGTGTGGACGgagctgaatgacaagtatgctgaAAGCGATAATGGCAatgagtccttcatggtggcaagCTACCTGAACTTTCGTATGGGAGATAGCAGATCAGTCATGGAACAAATTCATGAATTACACCTGATCGTGCGTGACTTAGGCCAATATGGTTGTGTCCTCCTGGAGAACTTTCAGGTTAATGCTATTTTGGCCAAGCTGCCTACTTCTTGGCGTGATTTTGTCACTGCACGTCGACACTTAAAACAGCGattgactcttaatgagctcattgctGCTATAAATGTCGAAGAGAAGTCAAAGGCAGGTTATGGTGGGGCGAAGATGCCTGCTCAAGCTAATCTTGTTGAGCACAAGAACCATCCTGGGAAGAATG
The nucleotide sequence above comes from Phragmites australis chromosome 4, lpPhrAust1.1, whole genome shotgun sequence. Encoded proteins:
- the LOC133915804 gene encoding uncharacterized protein LOC133915804 isoform X1, coding for MIMFSSLIQIYIMIHLLSVHHMKDMYFIFLSLLLLIYCFYYLLRGICISMLFISHIFQQSRNPIASVMASSSSFVPPPSSSDAIKPESFDGTGFKRWQARTRLWMMELGLFWVLTEEPSAPQGEAVLDEVERTRLDALRARWEKANASALARLLAVLSNRLFDVYVGFGEARKVWTELNDKYAESDNGNESFMVASYLNFRMGDSRSVMEQIHELHLIVRDLGQYGCVLLENFQVNAILAKLPTSWRDFVTARRHLKQRLTLNELIAAINVEEKSKAGYGGAKMPAQANLVEHKNHPGKNVKKEKAKPGFSGPKTNTMKKKKKPEIVCYVCGGLDHKANRCRDRKGKGPTPDQQKAAKAQVHVAVATVDNTDKGDATSGAQTVDPY
- the LOC133915804 gene encoding uncharacterized protein LOC133915804 isoform X2; this translates as MASSSSFVPPPSSSDAIKPESFDGTGFKRWQARTRLWMMELGLFWVLTEEPSAPQGEAVLDEVERTRLDALRARWEKANASALARLLAVLSNRLFDVYVGFGEARKVWTELNDKYAESDNGNESFMVASYLNFRMGDSRSVMEQIHELHLIVRDLGQYGCVLLENFQVNAILAKLPTSWRDFVTARRHLKQRLTLNELIAAINVEEKSKAGYGGAKMPAQANLVEHKNHPGKNVKKEKAKPGFSGPKTNTMKKKKKPEIVCYVCGGLDHKANRCRDRKGKGPTPDQQKAAKAQVHVAVATVDNTDKGDATSGAQTVDPY